The following DNA comes from Quercus robur chromosome 1, dhQueRobu3.1, whole genome shotgun sequence.
CATGCCTTCAGCTTCTCCAAATTTTCATACCCATTGAGAGGAGACTCAAGCCAAACACTCTTGATTACCTTGTGTGTCTTGGATTGGTGCTGAAAATTATAGAACTTATCACAAACCTTCTAGTGGCTTTGAAGTATCCAAGAGATTGGATTTGCGATTGATATCTCAACTTGCAAATCAGAAGCTATTAAAGAGGAAGAGCCGGTGCAGCCGGTGCAGGGATCTTGGATTCAAGAGAAACTACATAGAACTAGGAGGGTTTTGTAAGTATTTTGTATTGCAATCGGTTTGCTGGGCTAGTTTCTCCGAGAGTTTTCGCTTCTTGTGGGTTTTTCTTTGCGTAGAAATATCATTCTTTTGGGTGTGTGAGTTGTGTgattggctaattaattaatttaatctaaTTTGATCAATTGGTCAAAATTGGTAGATAGCTAAACTTTTATATTCATAAACCATACAACTAgctatttaattttcaaacagAGTGATTGCTGGCTGTGGGGTTTCAGTGTTCTAAAATCAGCCACCGTTTATGCAAATCACTACATAAATATTCATCTGCAAAGCTTGCAACTGAATTAATgattattttagtaatatttagaGCTTCAGTATATTGCTAGCTATTACATTCTGTAGTAAGTGAAAGAAACTGAATACACCATATTCTTCTcaaattcctttttcttctctccacCTTTAAGGCAATATCTAAGCTTTCTGTGCGCCAACGGTTGATTTGGTCCCAAGCAATGACCCATGAACAAGTGTACCCCTAGCATGATATTCAGCTAATTTATCAACGGCTATTGAGGATAGAATTACTACTAGAACAGGGCGTCAAACCCATGCCAAATGATGAAGGAATTGACAATAAGATCTCAGATGCTTCAACGCTAGTAAAGTTACCAACACAAGCACTCTCATGTGGTAATTCCTGCAGATCAGCATTGCCGTCCAAAAACTGCATCACTTGCCTCATGCTAGGCCGAACTGCTGGCGTTGAGTGTGAGCAAAGCAAGCCTAGTTTCAAAACCAATTCCATTTCCTCCACTACATAATTACCTTCCAATCTTGCATCACTAGCGTCAAGGATGGCTCCTTTTCTCCAGCACCCAAAGACCCAATCAACTAAAATTACCTCTTCAGGTAGTCTTTGTGGCTCTATAGGCTTTCTTCCACAAGCTACCTCCAACATGAATGCCCCAAAAGCAAATACGTCAGTGTAAGTAGTTACCCTTCCTGTTCTGGTAAGCTCGGGAGCCAAATAACCCACAGTTCCAGCTACATTGGTGCTTTCTGGATTGTCACCATGGTCGCATAATCTTGCAAGGCCAAAATCTCCTAGCCTTCCATTTAATTCAGCATCTAATAAAACATTGCTTGCTTTTACATCTCTATGTAGAACAACCTGTTCCCACTCTTCATGGAGGTAGAGTAGGCCAGATGCTACTCCTTTGAGGATTTGAAATCGTTGAAGCCAATCAAGGTTTGATTTTTCACTTCCATATAAGAACTTGTCAAGGCTTCCGTTGGGCATATAATCATAGACCAAGAGGAGTTCACCCTTTCGCCGGCAGTATCCTAGGAGCTGCACCAAGTTCCTGTGCCTCAGCCTACCCAAGCTAATGATTTCagccacaaattccttcatccCTTGTTCTGAATCATGGGAGACTTTCTTGACTGCAATTTGTCTATTGGAAGAAGAAAGTGTTCCTTTATAAACCTTTCCAAAACCTCCTGCTCCAAGAAGCTCTTTGTCTGAGAAACCCTTGGTTGCTTTGTAGAGATTCTTGTAGATGAACCTGTGAGGACCATACTCGCTTTCCCAATCTTCACGTATTTCTTCATATTTCTTCCTCCTCCAATTAAAAGTTGCTCCAGTGACCAATACTACCAGCACAACCACAACTGCTATGAGAGAAATTAAGATTATTCTTACTGGATTCTCTTTACTTTTCCTCTGTCGGGGAGGTTGAGGAAGCTTCGAAACATCAAGGCTTTGTGCTTGTCCACTTTTATTAAAACTCCATCCAAGAATATAGTGGTCACTTGCAACTACACCAGTGGCTGCAGAGAAACCAACATACATAGATTCCGAAAGATATTGGGACAGATCAATGTGTTTTGACAAGAGAGGCCGGTTTGGTTTTGGAATGCTGGTCGAGGCTAGTGTTACATTCAGCAACTTTTCTGTTTCGTTGTAGTCTATCCAAAGATGCATTGGGTTGCCACGCATCAGCTCCATGCTTCTGTTCTTGCCTTCTTGACCAGAAAAGTAGGTTGCAGGAGCTGATTCATTTGATACCAGACCATTCACATCAATTCCCACATGGTTACTGTCTATATCTTGTACATCAGGACTTTTAACAGTATCAACCTCAATGGCTAATATGCTGTTTGTTGGACTGCCATTATTTGAGGCATTGAAGATTCCTAGAAACTGGCTGGCTACACCATAGGTGAATTCCAGCGAGGGACTGATGACGAAGGCAAGGCCATGCCCACCCAATGTTGGCATTTGGGGAACTATTGCAAATACAAAGTTCGTGGAAAATGAAAGAGACCGAGttaaaacagaagaagaagaagaattgttGAATTCTAAAGGAAGTGGGTAGAAAGCATAACCAACTTGTTGGTTTGAAGTGTTGGTGAGTTGCAATAGACCATTGGAGTGGATTTTTGCAATTCCATCTAGACGCAGATTTGTTGGATTGAAGCCATTATAGATGAACTGGTCATTTTGAGCAGACATGAATGGAAGTTTAAAGATGAAGTAGAGAGTTACCAGAAAGGGAAGTGATATAACCACAGTCGCCATTAAGAAAAAGTGGGGAAAAGGTTCATCTCCGAGAATACAGAGCTTTTGCTTGTTTAAAACGTCACAAACTCCCAGAAAAtggctttattttttttcttttttcgttttttctttctttggcccgattatttttttgttcaaattgttTAGAATGGCGCGGGTCCACCCTGACGTGAGGGAGGGCTGCGGCAGTCATAATAATCTTTCTCAGCCGCTAACTATATGATAAGGAAAATGATTTTGTAATTTTGCAATTTTGATGGCTCCGGAGTCATTCTCATCATTCTAAGTACAAAAGAGGCAtgagttttttccttttttaaaaaaaatatatatatatatttttcttaatagcATTTCATTCAAAAACAAGATTACGCACTGCTAGCAAGCTACAAAAACAGTAATAAGTTATTAACTGAATATCACAAGCTGCAAACCTCTTATATTAGACAAAACCAAAAATGTAGAAAGTACAATTTGTCATAAACAAAATGAAcgaacataaaaataaaaataaaatactagaaGGAATATTCTAATTACATCAGTAGCCTTTACTTTCTTACAAGAAGCCAAATTTTCTGTTACATCAGATAGGATGAGCTTGTGTATAATTTCATTTACACTGAATTTAGTCTTATGCTACCTGTATTTCTCTTAATCCACACATGGTAAGTAAGAACACGAAAAATGGTTGTTTGAATCCCTTTTTGACTTCATAAACACAAAGTATACTGTCTCTATCTTTCCTTAGCACACCAATTTAGAATATTGTATACTAGGACATTAGCATTGCttgaaatgaacaaaagaaaatttctagaaattaaaattttcaacgcAAAAGATACTTGTGTATACAGGATTTTGGGACGTGTATCTTGGGAAGGTTTCTTTTTCATGCGATAGGATCCTAAAACTGTActtgcaaaataaaaattatgtataattattttaaaactaaaatgttttgtctacctaaaaaaaattgaccactTTGACTTCAGAATCCCAAAAATAATCATAAccccaaacataatccttaatccTTAATCccttgaacaaaaaaattaaaagcataacaataaaaattagagaaattttatccacacaataaaatttcacaatattttcacaacacccTTGTATTAAATTATTGTGGTCCcagtctaatattttattaattttattttgacctataatgGGCTAACATCTCagttattgtgaaaatattgtgacaatttgtTGTGCTTCTCAATGGTGTTGGCAGCTCTGTTCTCCTCAACACCTCAACTCACAGTCACTACAAGCATTATCTATTGctctttgcctctctctctctcccctcatttttctcttctctatcgttgtttcaaactctctctcactttattacTCTTATCTTAGAGTTTTAGTTCTCGCTTTATATTTTATCAatccattttctctttttcattttgttagtagaggattgtaaaacttcatgtatttgtatctgtgtgtgtgtttttttttagtgatgttgatatattcaaattctctttttataagattttttataatttaaatttcttaatgaatACGCTAGATTTCTAGAGCCGCAACAACCTATGagcaacattttcttttttccttcaataatTCTGAATTTCTAATCAAATTCCTATACCAATTTGATCTATTAGAACCAACCTAAATATATACTTCACAAGAGATTTATTAAGGTAGTGGcactagaaaataaattaaattgctTTTAAAGTGAATCCTTTGTAAGAATAACTTTTCAAGATTAGCAATTTGGTAAAAAATTTACTGATCATCTTCGATTTGGATTTTCCAGGCTGTGGTCTTGTCCTTCTACTGAATGTTCCTCCAAATGATAAGTAAAAGAAAGTGAAGGTTTTCAAGACTAGCAATTTGGTCAAAAATTTACAGATCATCTTTGATTTAGATTTTCCAGGTTGCGGTCTTGTTCTTCTACTGAATGTTCCTCCAAACGATATGTAAAAGAAAGTGAAGGTTTTGGATATTAAGGTtttgatgcaaaaaaattcaaccaattGTGCTTTGATTGTGTCCAAAATTTGAAGGTAACACTGAAATAAACAATAGATAgactattaaaaattatatgtatataaaatatagaTTAAGTGCCAATTTGAAATACACTTATAAGCTAGCTTATTGCTTATTGTTCCTACTATTTGTAGGTTCCATATGAGTCACTTACTTActttatttaacttttaccttttatctacaatacttctAGCAAAAAGCTAGACAAGTTGTTCCTAAATGGACACTAAATTACTTGGTAGTGAATCATTTGTAGCAAGTACTAGTCTAGTCGACTTTCTACAGTGTTCCTCCATATGTTTAGTAATAGAAAAGTGAAGGTTTTGGATATTGTAGATTTGGTAGATCTAGAGTCTAtttgggatctgcttattttgttgaaattgaaatattttttgttgaaagtactgtagataaatataaaatttagctgaaatagtatagtgagatctatgaatagtatcaaaaagtacaatggggtccatgaatagtagcaaaaataagctgaatagtaaaaattTGGAGCCAAATGCACACCTAGTAAGTTAAGGGTTGGAAAACCATGACAAATTGTAAGTTTTATTAAGTTAGAATGtttattttcaagttcaagaaaaaGACCCAAGTTTTGCTCAAGGAAAAAGGAGTTTTCAGATTCTCAACACATACTTGAAAGTTGTTAACATGTAGCTAATACATCCTCCATCGATCGAGAATCGCATAATCTATTTCTAAAATGGCCCATTAGGTCATCTCTCTGAACCCTAATTCGCATTGTACTTTCCAGACTACATACAAACATATTGGCATCGcctaaaaatgagagagagagagcacttttttttcacaaaagaGATCTAAACCCTAATTCTCTCTATTTCACTATTATACTAGAGTTCAAGAAGGAGATCTAAAGACTCTATCCTTGGAAATTGGTGATCAAGGTTGAAGTCACGGTGTTATCCCAGTGCTACAGTTGAGGAGTAAAGGATCAAGAGATTCTTGGAATCAGTTGGAGGTTCTGGTCAAACACAGGGGCTTCCACCATGAAGACTTCCATTTGGTTAAAGAGTTCAGATGTTCTACAATAGTAAAAGGTTTTACATGTAAGTTGTCTACAGGTCATAAAATCTAGGAAAATGTTTATCCTTTAATTGCGAAACTTCTCTTATCATAATGGATTATCTTATTGAGGAAGGTTTCCCTCAAAgtgttttttccattttagtgtTCTCCGTTGGTTTTCCACTTTGACATCATATCACCACCTCATTGTGATTGCTTTTGTGTGATTAGTGACATCTACTTGATATGCCTCATATGCTTTAATTGTTTACCCATAATTGATAAATTGGCATAACCAAATTAACTGGAATAATTTGTTTCATTTACTATGTAATCAACAACCAAGGTCTAAATTACCCAACAAGATTCaatgcaaaataataataataataataaataaataaataaataataaaattcaaccttttgctttctttatgtccaaaatttcaaggtaaCACTAAAAGCAATTGAAGACTATTAAAACTTTTTGGTCTTTCTCATTCTTCacataacaaagaaaaaatgtaaaactttaCACTTCTTACAATAGATTAATATTGGATTAAATCCCTGCAAAATCTACAATTTGATTTTGTGAAGGGATCTTTGGGTTATATATTTCTTAATATTGTGACCAAATTGTTTTCTCACTATTCcatgattctttttgcttttgaaattttgcaattcAGAATTATGTTGTCAAGAGTTTATAATTTATGGGAGAAAAATCTGCACTTTAAGTCCCTTCAGTCTGCCTTTATTTACTGTTGATTAATTCAAAATGCTATCGAATAAGGTACTTGTAATCTAttctatatatactataaaatcaAACTTCTGaccaatatttaaatttttttaaagttcccacattttttttacacatcaacattatttaaaaaaaaaaaaaaaaaaaaactatttctaacccaaaaacaaaacccaattcttcttctaaaaaaaaaagtaaaaactaaacaaaacccTATGCTTCCCCTCTCCTTTTAGATCCTCTCATGTGACCATCTCCttcccccaaaatcaaaaccaaaaaacccCTCAAAACTCAAATCCTCTCATA
Coding sequences within:
- the LOC126728930 gene encoding L-type lectin-domain containing receptor kinase SIT2-like, with the protein product MATVVISLPFLVTLYFIFKLPFMSAQNDQFIYNGFNPTNLRLDGIAKIHSNGLLQLTNTSNQQVGYAFYPLPLEFNNSSSSSVLTRSLSFSTNFVFAIVPQMPTLGGHGLAFVISPSLEFTYGVASQFLGIFNASNNGSPTNSILAIEVDTVKSPDVQDIDSNHVGIDVNGLVSNESAPATYFSGQEGKNRSMELMRGNPMHLWIDYNETEKLLNVTLASTSIPKPNRPLLSKHIDLSQYLSESMYVGFSAATGVVASDHYILGWSFNKSGQAQSLDVSKLPQPPRQRKSKENPVRIILISLIAVVVVLVVLVTGATFNWRRKKYEEIREDWESEYGPHRFIYKNLYKATKGFSDKELLGAGGFGKVYKGTLSSSNRQIAVKKVSHDSEQGMKEFVAEIISLGRLRHRNLVQLLGYCRRKGELLLVYDYMPNGSLDKFLYGSEKSNLDWLQRFQILKGVASGLLYLHEEWEQVVLHRDVKASNVLLDAELNGRLGDFGLARLCDHGDNPESTNVAGTVGYLAPELTRTGRVTTYTDVFAFGAFMLEVACGRKPIEPQRLPEEVILVDWVFGCWRKGAILDASDARLEGNYVVEEMELVLKLGLLCSHSTPAVRPSMRQVMQFLDGNADLQELPHESACVGNFTSVEASEILLSIPSSFGMGLTPCSSSNSILNSR